The segment CGCGGCGCCGAGCTGAAACGCCTGATGGCCGCGTTCGCCGACGTGTACGTGCTGCTGCACACGCACGCCGCCTATTTCACCCCCGTTGCGGAGACCGTTCGCGATGCTCAGTGAATTCGCCGTGGTGGGCATCTACCTGCCGCCGTTCTTCGTCTATGCGTGCGTGACCGTGCCGCTCTACATGGCCGTGCGCGCCGCGCTCGCCCGCGTCGGCCTGCTGCGCCGGGTCTGGCATCCGGCGCTGTTCGAGTTCGCGGTCTCGCTCGTGCTCGTCGCCGCGCTGGTTCTCTACCTCTAGCTCACCGATCTGCGTCATGTCGCTCAAGCCCCTGACCCGTTCCCTGTTGACGCTCGCCGCGGTCGGCGTCGCGATCGCGCTCGTCGCCGCGCTCTGGCGCGCGTACGTGCTCGCCCCCTGGACCCGCGATGGGCGCGTCAGCGCGCATGTCGTGCGGATCGCCCCGGAAGTGTCGGGGACCGTGATCGACGTCGCCGTCGTCGACAACCAGCGCGTGTCGAAAGGCGACGTGCTGTACCGGATCGACCCGCAGCGTTTCGCGCTCGCGGTCGAGCAGGCCGACGCGCAGGTTGCCGCCAGCGCCGAGACGGTGCGCCAGAAGCAGGACGAGGCGCGCCGCCGCACCGGCCTCGACGAGCTCGTGCCGAAAGAGGACATCCAGCGTTCGGGCCGCGCGGTGTCGATCGCGCAGGCCGAGTACCGCAAGGCGCTCGCCGCGCTCGACGTCGCGAAGCTCGATCTCGAGCGCGCGACGCTGCGTTCGCCGGTCGACGGCTACGTCACGCAGCTGCGGCTGCGCCACGGCGACTACGCGGTGGCGGGCAAGCCGGACATCTCGGTACTCGACGCGCACAGCTTCTGGATCACCGGCTATTTCGAGGAGACGAAGCTGCGCCACATCGCCGCCGGCGCGCCCGCGCAGATCAGGCTGATGGGCTTCGATCCGCTGCTGAGCGGCCACGTGACGAGCATCGGCCGCGGCATCGCCGACGAAAACGGCGCGCTCGACGAAACCGGCCTGCCGACCGTCAACCCGAACTTCAGCTGGGTGCGGCTGGCGCAGCGGATTCCGGTGCGCATCGAGCTCGATCACGTGCCGGCGGGCGTGCTGCTCGCGGCCGGCATGACCTGCAGCGTCGAAGTCGCCGCGCCCGGCCCCGGCAGCACGCCGCGCGGCCAGCTCGCGACGTGGCTGCACGCGTGGATGTAGGCGGCTCCGATGCGACGCACGCCTTTCCGCTCGACACGATTCGGCGCCGCGCTCGGCGTCGCCGCCTGCGCGACCGCGCTCACCGCCTGCACGATGGTCGGCCCCGACTACCGGCCGCCGCAGCCGGCGCATCCGCCCGGCTGGATCGAGCGCGGCGACAGCGCCGTGCAGGCCGACCCCGCGCAGCTGCAGGACTGGTGGCGCGCGTTCCGCGATCCGCTGCTCGACCGGCTGGTCGCGCAGGCGATCGACGGCAACCAGGACCTCGCGATCGCGCGCCAGCGGCTGCTGCAGGCGCGCGCCGAGCGCGACCAGATCGCGAGCCGGCTCGGCCCGACCGTCTCCGCGGGCGGCACCGCGAACGCGCTGCGCGCGTCGCGCGCGCTCGACGGGCCGCCGGGCATCGGCCAATCGCGCACCTACCGGCTCGGCTTCGACGCGTCGTGGGAACTCGACCTCTTCGGCGGCACGCGGCGCGCGATCGAATCCGCCGACGCGCAGGTCGACGCAATCGACGACGATCGCCACGCGGTGCTGGTGAGCCTGCTCGCCGAGCTCGCGTCGGACTACGCGGAATTGCGCGCGACCCAGGCGAGGCTGCAGATCGCCACCGACAACGTCGCGAGCCTCGACGCGACGCGCCGGCTGACCGAACGCTCGGAGCGGCACGGTCTCGGCACGTCGTTCGAGGTCGCGCAGGCGCGCGCCGAGCTCGCGCTCGCACAGGCCGTGCTGCCGCCGCTGCAGGCGAACGTCGCGCGGCTCACGCACGCGATCGGCGTGCTGACCGGCGGCTTCCCCGGCACGCTGCGCGACGCGCTGAACGCGCCCGGCGCGACGCTGCCCGTCGCACCGCAGCTGCCCGTCACGCTGCCGTCGGACGTGATCCGCGAGCGGCCGGACATCCGCGCCGCCGAGCGGCGCTTCGCGGCCGCGAACGCGCAGATCGGCGTCGCGCGCGCCGCGCAGTTCCCGCAGTTCGCGATCCCGCTCAGCCTCGGCACGACCGCGCGCCTCGTGCAGGACCTGTTCACGAGCGCGAGCGTCGCGTGGTCGATCGCGCTCGAAGGCACGCAAATGCTCTACGACGGCGGCCGCGCGCAAGCCGGCGTCAGCGCCGCACGGGCCGGCGCCGAAGCGGCGCGGCTCGCGTACGAGCAGCGCATCCGCGTCGCGTTCCGCGAAGTCGAGGACGCGCTCGCCGAAATCTACGCGGAGCGCGACCGGCAAGCGGCGCTCGTCGCGGCGGTCGGCAGCAGCCAGGATGCGCAGTCGCGCGCGACGCGGCTCTACCGCAACGGGCTGAGCGAATACCTGTCGGTGCTCATCGCGCAGCGCGCGACCTACCGCGCCCGCGATGCGCTCGCGGTCAGCCGGCTCGCGCAGGTGCAGGGCGTGATCGCGCTGTACAAGGCGCTCGGCGCAGGCTGGCGCAACGACGCGCCGGTCGTGCCGGTCGCGCAGGCCGACGGCACGCCGCCGGGCCCCGCACGCTGACGCCCCGCGCGCCGGCGTTCCTATCGTCATCCTTCACGGGAGAATTGCCATGAATCTCGATCCACAGGAATTCGTCGTGCACGACATCAGCCGGTTTCCGTTCTGCGTGTTCCGCGCGCAGGCCGCGACGCCGGGCTACGCGCCGCAATGGGAGAAGGAGATCGATGCGCTGATGCATCACGGTGCGCCGTTCGTCGTCGTGTACGTGTCGCTCGACGCCGACGAGACGCACGAGGACCGCAAGCAACGTGCGGTATGGCTCAAGCAGAACAAGGCGGCGCTCGGCGCGGTGTGCAAGGCGCTGATCAGCGTCGAGCCCGACCCCGAGCGGCGCATATCGATCGCCGCACTGGGCGAGACGGCCGTGAAGGCGTTCGGGATTCCGCACGAGGCGGTGGCGTCGCTCGACGAGGCCGCCGCGCTCGCGGCACGGCTGACGGACACGGACGGCGCGGCCGCGCAGGCTCGCCCGGCGTGAGCGCGCCAGTACGATGCGCCGCCGTATGTCGTCATCCTCGAGCCGCCGTGGTGGCTGCAGCAGCGTAGGTTGCTGCAGGTCGCTGCAGGCCGCGCCGCGCGGCGCGATAATGGCGCTCCGGCCGTTGCCGACGCGACGGCGCTCACGCTTGTCTTCCAGCATGCACGCTCACGCCACCTCCATCGACGTCGCCGCCATCGACAGCTGGCACGCGCACGTCTACTTCGACGCCGCCAGCCGCGATGCGGCCTGGGCCTTCCGGCAAGTCGTCGAGCAGCGCTTCGGCGCGATCATCGACCTCGGCCGTTTCCACGAGCGCCTGGTCGGGCCGCATCCGGCCTGGTCGTACCAGATCGCGTTCGCTGCCGCGCACTTCGCCGACATCGTGCCGTGGCTCGTGCTGAATCACGGCGCGCTCGATATCTTCCTGCATCCGAATACCGATGACGGACTGCGCGATCATCGCGATGCGGCGGTGTGGATCGGGAAGTCGTATGAATTGAATCTGGCGGGGCTGGCCGATTGACGCGGCGACATCCACGTTTCGGGCCGCGGTGAAACGTCGTCGGCTATCGCATCGATACATTGGCTTTTTACGCATCCCCGCGCGGGAATCCGATGAAAGCCAACATGCATGCCAACGCCCGCCGAGTCCTGGCGGCGACCAGCGTCAGCTACACGCTCGTCCTGCTCGATGCGTCGATCGTCAACGTCGCGTTACGAGAAATCGCCCGGACGCTCGACAGCCAGGTCGCCGGGCTGCAGTGGATCGTGAACGCCTACACGCTGACGTTCGCGAGCCTGCTGCTCACGGGCGGCACCCTGTGCGACCGGTTCGGCGCGCGCAAGGTCTACGTCGCGGGGCTCGCGATGTTCGTCGCCGCGTCGGTGCTGTGCGGCTTCGCGCCGAACCTCACGGCCCTCGCGCTGGCGCGCGTGCTGCAAGGCGTCGGCAGCGCGATGCTGGTGCCGTGCTCACTCGCGCTGATCAACCGCGCGTATCCCGATCCGGGCGAGCGCGCGTCGGCGGTCAGCGTCTGGATGGGATGCGGCGGG is part of the Burkholderia ubonensis subsp. mesacidophila genome and harbors:
- a CDS encoding DUF1656 domain-containing protein; the protein is MLSEFAVVGIYLPPFFVYACVTVPLYMAVRAALARVGLLRRVWHPALFEFAVSLVLVAALVLYL
- a CDS encoding biotin/lipoyl-binding protein, which encodes MSLKPLTRSLLTLAAVGVAIALVAALWRAYVLAPWTRDGRVSAHVVRIAPEVSGTVIDVAVVDNQRVSKGDVLYRIDPQRFALAVEQADAQVAASAETVRQKQDEARRRTGLDELVPKEDIQRSGRAVSIAQAEYRKALAALDVAKLDLERATLRSPVDGYVTQLRLRHGDYAVAGKPDISVLDAHSFWITGYFEETKLRHIAAGAPAQIRLMGFDPLLSGHVTSIGRGIADENGALDETGLPTVNPNFSWVRLAQRIPVRIELDHVPAGVLLAAGMTCSVEVAAPGPGSTPRGQLATWLHAWM
- a CDS encoding efflux transporter outer membrane subunit; translated protein: MRRTPFRSTRFGAALGVAACATALTACTMVGPDYRPPQPAHPPGWIERGDSAVQADPAQLQDWWRAFRDPLLDRLVAQAIDGNQDLAIARQRLLQARAERDQIASRLGPTVSAGGTANALRASRALDGPPGIGQSRTYRLGFDASWELDLFGGTRRAIESADAQVDAIDDDRHAVLVSLLAELASDYAELRATQARLQIATDNVASLDATRRLTERSERHGLGTSFEVAQARAELALAQAVLPPLQANVARLTHAIGVLTGGFPGTLRDALNAPGATLPVAPQLPVTLPSDVIRERPDIRAAERRFAAANAQIGVARAAQFPQFAIPLSLGTTARLVQDLFTSASVAWSIALEGTQMLYDGGRAQAGVSAARAGAEAARLAYEQRIRVAFREVEDALAEIYAERDRQAALVAAVGSSQDAQSRATRLYRNGLSEYLSVLIAQRATYRARDALAVSRLAQVQGVIALYKALGAGWRNDAPVVPVAQADGTPPGPAR
- a CDS encoding DOPA 4,5-dioxygenase family protein; this translates as MHAHATSIDVAAIDSWHAHVYFDAASRDAAWAFRQVVEQRFGAIIDLGRFHERLVGPHPAWSYQIAFAAAHFADIVPWLVLNHGALDIFLHPNTDDGLRDHRDAAVWIGKSYELNLAGLAD